The following proteins come from a genomic window of Terribacillus aidingensis:
- a CDS encoding alpha/beta fold hydrolase, producing MVTMKQPEPFTFEGEGDRAVLLLHGFTGHSADVRMMGRFLAGKGYTAHAPIYRGHGKTPDDIVASSSDEWWEDVQAAYQHLKDKGYEKIAVAGLSLGGVLSLKLAYSYPVKGVVTMCSPMFFDNETQLNKGFKLYARQHKQLQGKDNQEIEQELAELMEAPATSDMFQRLGAFITDVSKHVDEIYAPLFVVQATEDQMINTDSANFIYEHAESDLKEIKWYENSSHVITMGKEKEQLHEDVYQFLESLDWE from the coding sequence ATGGTCACAATGAAACAGCCAGAGCCGTTCACATTTGAGGGAGAGGGAGATCGCGCTGTTCTGCTGCTGCACGGCTTTACTGGTCATTCAGCTGATGTACGGATGATGGGCCGGTTTCTTGCTGGTAAAGGGTACACGGCGCACGCTCCGATTTATCGCGGGCATGGAAAAACACCCGATGATATCGTTGCCTCCAGTTCGGATGAATGGTGGGAGGATGTCCAAGCAGCTTATCAGCATTTAAAGGATAAAGGCTATGAAAAAATCGCAGTTGCCGGCTTATCCCTGGGCGGGGTGCTTAGTTTAAAACTTGCTTATTCCTATCCGGTAAAGGGCGTTGTAACGATGTGTTCACCAATGTTCTTTGATAACGAAACCCAGTTGAACAAAGGATTCAAGTTATATGCAAGACAACATAAACAGCTGCAAGGTAAAGATAACCAGGAAATAGAGCAGGAATTAGCTGAATTGATGGAAGCACCAGCAACATCAGACATGTTTCAGCGCCTTGGTGCTTTTATCACCGATGTGAGCAAGCATGTAGATGAAATCTATGCACCACTCTTCGTTGTGCAAGCAACAGAAGACCAAATGATCAATACAGACAGTGCGAATTTCATTTATGAGCACGCAGAGTCAGATTTGAAGGAAATCAAGTGGTACGAAAACTCTTCCCACGTCATTACGATGGGGAAAGAAAAGGAACAGCTGCATGAAGATGTGTATCAGTTTCTCGAATCGCTTGATTGGGAATAG
- the secG gene encoding preprotein translocase subunit SecG → MQTTLVVLLIIDAIALIALVLLQSGKSAGLSGAISGGAEQLFGKQKARGLDLFLHRGTIVTGVILFILTFLLAYVLQ, encoded by the coding sequence ATGCAAACAACTTTAGTAGTTCTATTGATAATCGATGCCATTGCGCTAATCGCGCTAGTCCTTTTACAATCTGGTAAGAGTGCAGGCTTGTCCGGAGCGATATCTGGCGGTGCAGAGCAATTATTCGGTAAACAGAAAGCCCGTGGACTGGACTTGTTCCTCCATCGTGGAACAATTGTAACAGGAGTAATCCTTTTCATTTTGACGTTCCTTTTGGCGTACGTCCTGCAATAA